In the Bos indicus x Bos taurus breed Angus x Brahman F1 hybrid chromosome 20, Bos_hybrid_MaternalHap_v2.0, whole genome shotgun sequence genome, one interval contains:
- the HSPB3 gene encoding heat shock protein beta-3 has protein sequence MAKIILRHLIETPVRYEQEFEARGLEDCRLDHALYALPGPTTVDLGKARAAQAPPVDAAEMPPQRGESRFQVLLDVVQFLPEDIIIQTFEGWLLIKAQHGTRMDEHGFISRSFTRQYKLPDGIETKDLSAILCHDGILVVEVKDSAGTK, from the coding sequence ATGGCAAAAATCATCCTGAGGCACCTCATCGAGACTCCAGTGCGATACGAGCAGGAATTCGAAGCTCGAGGTCTGGAAGACTGCAGGCTGGATCACGCTTTATATGCACTGCCGGGGCCAACCACGGTGGACCTGGGGAAGGCCAGGGCGGCCCAGGCTCCTCCAGTGGATGCCGCTGAGATGCCGCCCCAGAGAGGCGAATCCCGCTTCCAAGTCCTGCTGGACGTGGTCCAATTCCTCCCCGAAGATATCATCATTCAGACCTTCGAGGGCTGGCTGCTGATAAAAGCTCAACACGGAACCAGAATGGATGAGCACGGCTTCATCTCCAGAAGCTTCACCCGACAGTATAAACTGCCCGACGGCATTGAAACCAAAGATTTGTCGGCGATCCTCTGTCACGATGGAAttctggtggtggaagtaaaggaTTCGGCTGGGACCAAGTGA